Genomic segment of Bacteroidota bacterium:
TTGGAGCAGCAATGGAAGTCCATAAAGAATTAGGTCATGGGTTTCTAGAAGCAGTTTACCAAGAAGCCTTGGCTATAGAGTTCCAAAAGCAAGGAATACCCTTTGAGAAAGAAAAGCTTCTGAATATTTATTATAAGGAA
This window contains:
- a CDS encoding GxxExxY protein, translating into MVNLLYKDEAFQIIGAAMEVHKELGHGFLEAVYQEALAIEFQKQGIPFEKEKLLNIYYKE